The Rosa rugosa chromosome 3, drRosRugo1.1, whole genome shotgun sequence sequence TGATTTGAGATTTGTATACTATGATTGTGTGTTatgatatatatagatatatatatatatatagatatatatatatatatatatatatatatatatatatagatataatatttcagtcaaattgatgatctttaaggtatctaactctctTAAACTaatggacgaactaaatctgtccaacctgaaccgtactagctttaagacagttatcaatgccttaacgaccatcaatttggctgaaattttgcagagatgagttatacattagtacctaaaaactgaacggtcgagatgtgatgcgaccgaaaagtgaccctaaaatCTAAaagcgcactttaatttcagagcgagaccTCGCTTTGGATaggatctgtgtgtgtgtgtgtgtgtgtgtgtgtgcgcgcgtgTGTGTGTATTATGATTGATCTCTGAGGGGTTGTGATGTGTATTATGTTATTAGATACactaggagagagagaggatggaCTAGTGGTCTCGATTACTGGCACCAGAAGAGAGGGGATGAACTGGTGACAAAGATTGTTTTTGTGACACCAAAAGAGAGGGGATGTACTGGTGGTCATGATTGTTATTGTGACACCAGGAGAGAGGGGATGAACTGGTGGCCGTGATGATTATTGATCTGAGGCACATATGTTCGAGTATGATTTACGATTTGAGATATGTATATTAATTGTGATCTGAGAGGCTGTGACCCCTGTTGTATTTGAGTGGGTGGGTGGGTGGTTGCAGTTGTGGAGAGAAGGTAGGCTACAGGGGTTGAAAAATGATTTGTGTGATTAGAAGTGTTCAGTTGTTTCTACAGGGTTGGGTAGTCTATTTTAAGGGAAGTTCTACTGAATTACAGtataatttcttctaaggtgggccccgcaggacTATTTCGAATTTTGTGGTGAAATTTGGGGTCGGTTCTGTCAGTAATTTAGGAAAGATCTTCGCTAAGGTAATTCACATAAGTAAAATAGGTCATGTTCGAGTAATTGAGTTCTTAATTAGTGTATTAATTTCATGCATGACATATGTGTACGTACAGAAAGATTATCTATATTTTATTAGGTTTCACCAATCAAGATTTCCATGAAGACACTCGTTAGCAAACACCTTTGGTTTTGAATCTGAATAATGTGATATATGGCTAGTCATGTCAACCCAATATATATAAAGGAAATAGCTTTCAAATTCACCACAAAAGTTGACAAAACTATGCTGGATTAATAACTCTATTATTTTGTCATATATATCTTACAAGTGATGCATGCATGTACATTATACAAAACATGGATCATGCCCTAAAAGAAACAACGAATTTCTCTGTACTTGTGAATCAGGTGCTCATAAACAGTTTTTACAACTTATGGAAAAAAATGACCGAAACTTGCTGGAACCATGTTGAGGAAGGAACCGGGATCTCCAGGGAACGTTAATTAGTGCCCGGATTACTGCCATCAGAGGGTACAGTCCCCTTCTGCAATCTCTGTCGGATAATTGAAGGAATGTAGATGCCCCGGTTAGAAACGTAGTGCGCTCCTTGATCGGTAGTACCCTCGTAGTTTAGTCCCCTCTGCACCATTTGTTTCATAATCGAAGGGATCGGGGGAGGATTGACAGTACCCTTTTGCAGAACATCTGTGTTTAAGACCCTGCAGGCCTCATTTGAGTCCATGTTCATAAGAACAACCACCACTGCGGCCACCACGACCATTCTCATGAAGAGCTTCATTTCATCTACTAATGGGGAAAAAATCAGTCTGGGGAACAAAATCagtttgcttttcttttcttttttctgcttTGGTGTTGTGTTTCTGTAGTTCTGTGTGTATGcaagaaaatatgaaaaattgaaggaatggagTGAATGACAGACCCCATCTCTCTCTGCCTATctttctctcatatcaatcTGGTCTTTGATTCTCATCTGGTTATAAAACAACTACCAGCAACTTCCATTCTCCATCACGAAGTTGTTATATCCGTTTTGGAGCTTCAAGAATCCTCTTGAGTAGTCCTTTAAACACTTGCAGAATCCTACATCTACAAAGAATCATCATAATCTCATATGAGATTTGTTATTGTCGAATACTttctattttctgggtttttgttcttATAAATTGAATTCAAATGAGTTTTGTTCTTACCGTGAGATCTTTCATGAATTTGAGGGTATTTTATGTTTAAAGAAAGAATGgctattttgtgtttaaagaaaGATGGTTGCAACTCTTTTCATTGAGAAAGTTGTCAGTTTTAGTTACAGAGAAGGGGAGAGAGAAGAAgggaagggaagaagaagaagaggacacGATATGGTGCTTTAAGTCCACCAATGTCATTTTGTAAACTCTTTATTATTAACCGTTGGATTGGTTGATCCTGATGTGGCAGCCTAATAACAAATTATAGCAGATCATAGCAAAAAGCAATTATAGTAGAGAAGCCAAGTCCTTTAAGAAAATGGGCATTCAAAGTACCTCCATGATCAAATTTAATTTTGATCAAGAATTAAAAGACATTTGATGGCTACAAGAATTAAAATATCCGTAGTCACAAAATCAGATAAATAACGTTGCCTATTAAATTCCCAAGTCCTTAACATGCGAAGATTCGTTACCTAAATATATATGGCTTGATATTATCTTGCCTATATTTATGAACTTGAGGCTGATTCAGACAGACTCAAAAataggcctcatcaacgggcCAGGCtgggctttattgtaaatcgaaggatccaagcccgtccatataaagcgggctttttcgggccgagccttgcgggctttatttacaaataaaattttaaagATACTacgtttcaaaaaaataaataataataataatctttaaagatactaatttttttataaacctatatttatatatcatacactccaaagagcaacatctatcaattcaaagaaaatggaaaaaccgacaatttgatgtgattattacaataaattatgaatgtggtaaaaaatttagccaatttcaccatatttttgaatccgttcgaattggtcaaccgttgtcatttgtatgtcttcttggttgaacAACGGTGTGACGACTgtgaaacgtgcttatttttttacatcacgtctgtaaatatcccattgatggatgtgcgtgtaCATAAGATACAAagacattggcctataccaatttgcctcctaaagttgtatgacttatacattgtatttaaattgttgaggttcattctaaagcaaccatgaagtgaaaaatgaatttagagaaaccaaccgctcgatggagagattctaATGTTTTAtagtggttgtaaaaaatccagccaatttggttcttgtttcgaattcgatcaactaggtcaaacttagttactcttataaacctatatttatatatcatacactccaaagagcaacccctatcaattcaaagaaaatggaaaaaccgaccgttggatgaaattattataataaattatgaatgtggtaaaaaatttagtcaatttcaccatattttcgaatccgatcgaattggttaACCGTCGTCAATATAtgtgcacatattctatatagaagtatgagaacttccacacacatatataaacacacacacacacacacacacacacacacacatatatatatatatatatgtaagaatatgtatgtgtgtgtgtgattgAAGAACAAATACAAAACCAGAATCAATCAAACCATGCaagaaaatattaatttttGGAGATGAAGTCCATGTCTCCAGTACGTCATTTGGTTATTATATAGTTTAGGGAGATTGGAAGAATGGTAGTCGAGATCAAGAGAGggagatacacacacacacacacacacacacacacacacacacacacacacatacatacatacatacatactaGGGCTAGCATTTTGTGCCAAGAAAAACCGTACCAACCGCATCCGTGCCGAACCAAAGAAATTGGTGGCCAACATTGCGGTAACCGAACTCTTGGTATGGTACAACCGTACCGACTCCACATACACGGTACGGTAATGGTTTGAATTTTCATATATACACGGTATACCGTACTGTACCGAACTCATGTATAATACAACAATActcatttttttagtttttattcttctctcttcttctttctgactctcttctcttttttctttcttctttcttgagTTCTTCTTTCAGGACTCTCtttttttaggttttgtttttttctgctctcttcttatcttcttcttctctctgactctcttctctttcttctttcttctttctggactctttttttagtttttttttttctgctctcttcttgtcttcttcttctttttagtttcttcttctttctgactctcttctctttcttttcccgGCCcgtctcttctctttcttctttcctctttcttctttctggactctcttttttcagttttttttttttatctgctctcttcttcttcttctcccccaTTCATCTGCTTCGGGATGGTGCCGAACCGTATCGAACTGACCGATTAAATCGGTATACCGACTTCTTGGTATACCGGATTTTGTGGCCGGTAGTGGTATAGTTTTTTGCATACCAATATAAGTTGGTACAGTACATGGTATTGACCCATAAGCTCCGGTACCGAACCGAAGCCAGCCCTAcatacagggcccttctagtgagagatccttttttttggtcttttctaggaatagagcattagaccaactttccgatcatatttttgcatctcaaccgttcagtttttaggtcctaatgtgtagatcacttctgtaaattttcaaccaaattgattatcgttaaggcattcaaaatggcgatttaagattataagtatgaatggttcaagtttgacagatttatAGAAGTGAtttacacattaggacctaaaaactgaacgattgagatgccgaaatgtgatcgaaaagttggtctaatgccctatccctagaaaaacaaaaaaatggattatatatatatatatatgatacacacatatataatagtttacgggcttttaccaGCCGGGCCTAGAGGGCTTTTGGCGGGCCAGGTTgggtttttgcgggctttttgacgGGTCATCCCTCTACTCACCGAGGTgggcttttgcgggctttttgacgGGTCGGGCTTTTGGCCCTGCCGGCCGgtgggcctccatcggcccacttgatccgcagactttttgatgaggcctaatcCGAAGGCCCCTCAAACCTGCTGGCCACAAATTGGTGGGAGTTGAAATTCGAACTCTAAACATGGGGGTTCCATACTAGGCAGCTCGACCAACCTTACCACACCAAGTGGTTATTTTAATATAAATTTTAATCACAAAaacttaaataaaataaattttaaaaactGAATAACAATTTAAGGATGTTTACCGATTGTTTATTAATTACACGAGTACAAGGCTAAGGCTAGTATTAATAACTAGCGTGAGAAAAATTCTTGCGTACggcagccgcaccacgtggccgtgcggctgcccaatcatAACCCACAAAATTTTTACTTCATTCCGAAAatgtccctgatttttaaagGTGAAATATCCAAAATACCCCCCTGTTAAGGGTTTGATAAGTCACCTCCATGGAGGACGTTGCCGGGACGTTGCCGGGTTAAAGACCCGAAAACCCATATAGCCCTGGTAGCATTAGTTTTGGAAAATGGGTGATGGAAAATTGGAAACGAGTGGGGGGGTCTGCTGTGGTTCCAAATCAAACACATTGCTCCTAGTCATGACACTCCATTCAAACTATCCAATCATCCATCCTTAGCTTTCAGCCTTTCACCACcagaaaaaaacagaaaaacaagtCAAGAAAGCGCCTTATTCCTTGAGCTTGCAACAATGGAGGTCTGCAGAGCCACTGCTTTCTCATGGACCCataccatctccacctcccttcaCGTTTCTCTGCCCCCCTCTGTAAGTAACCCACTTCTCCTTTTTCCTACTTTCTCACTTGTTTGCTCACACATTGCTCCCTTTGTTTTTCCCCTTGATTTTAACTTTTACTTTGATTCTTTTTTGGGTGTTTAGAAGTGGGAGACCAAGAGACTCACTGTTTGGTGTGCCTCTGACCAAACCCAGAAGGTGTGCTCTTCATCTCTTTTCACAAGTGGTACATTTTCTGATGATTCTGTCACACTATTTGCAATGCATGGTTGATTCATTTTGGGAATTCAGCTGTACTAGACTACATGTAATTGGTTTGCATCAGCTTACATTTTGCAATATCATTTTGCCCTTTCCATTTGGATAAATTTAGTGGTGCAATTTATAGGCAATTGGGTATGTGTCGAACGAgttcataataataataatggggTTTCTAGGATGGCTTTTGTTTGTTGGAGATTTCATTGACTCTTTGCAGGTTGTCATAGGCAAATCAGATGACTGTATCAGTAACAGGAGCTACGGGTTTTATCGGTAGAAGATTGGTGCAAAGGCTGCATGCAGGTCATACCTAACACCTATTGTCTTTGAAACTAAAACTTATATTACATGTATTTGGTTGTTGCACTAACTTGAACTTTATTCTGTTCCAAAACTGGAATGCAGATAATCATAGTGTGCACGTCTTGACACGGTCTAGATCAAAGGCTGAGTTAATTTTTCCGGGTAAGAAGGTATGcctatttatatttatttgaaTCCAATTTTGCAAACTCTTGGAATAACTACTCATTAGAGATAGATTAATAGTTTGGAAGTATGCTGAATTGGTCTTGCCCCTCCCAAGAAACCACAAAAAGCCATGGAAGAATACCTTTTTTCCCCCTCTAAAATTGTTATAAACAGTTACAGATGTTCTAAATGTTCTAGTCCAACCCTCATATAGTGTTGTAAATACTACTTAATTAAGTTGAAGATTCCTGATTAATTTGCATCATATATGATGGTTTTTGAATTTTCGGATCACTGACCGAAGGCTATGGCAACTTATAGAAGTTACGATTATGTTTTCCTTCCAGTACTCATTGAGCCTACTATTAATATGTTTCCTTCCAAACAGATAAGTGTTGTTGCTTCATGCTTGACAGGACATCTTTGGTCCTTTTTCCCATTAGTGTGAGTATAGAGCTTGGTTGTTCCTTAAGTTACTGGTTCTGGTAATTTCTGATAAGTCCTCGTTAGGTTCATTTTTGTGGGTGCACATGTTAGGGTCAGTGCTCAGAGTCGAAATGCGCTTGATATGAGGAGTTGCTTACTAATAGCTTGAGGGTTTAGGCTTGGAAGGATcatagacaagtaacacaaacAATTTTCAATTGCAATTGGAATGTTGCTAAATCTACCACACTATTATATAAGTACACGAATTAAAATTAACCCCAAAGTTAACTTCCAGAAAACTCTTGGTTTCTTTGTTAAATGTCActgcttttatttttctggtaaTATGAATCTAGTCTTGTCTGTAGCTTCATTTTAGATTATTTGGTTTCATACATGAATGTTTCCTTGCTATTTGTAGTCAAGGACTTTCCAGGAATCGTAATTGCAGAGGAGCCAGAGTGGAAAGATAGCATTCAAGGTTCAACTGGTGTTGTAAATTTGGCTGGAATGCCCATTAGTACAAGATGGACTTCTGAGGTCTACTACCTTTACCTTTCTTTTGGTTATCCTACCTGTCTTTTTACAGTAAGCAGTGATAATATGAAAAGAAGTTCTAGATGACTCTTGCTTTGTTACATTACATACCCTTTGTGTGGCTGTTACTGTTATGTTCTGCATAGAAATTTTGAATCTAAAGCACTCCTAAATCATCTGAAATATGATTAAAGCCAATGAAACTAATAAGTAAACCTTTTATCTTTAATAACTAAGATGTGTATATCTATACATATGACAGCTGTATATTTAGTTTGATGAATTGATGGAATCTTACTAGCTAATGGCTTAAGGTTGCAGGGGTGTGATTCAAACAATCTTTTAATAGCAGAACTAAACATGATAAATATGCTTTCCTAGAAGCCAGTTAAAGTGACTAACTTCTTATTGGACTGTAGATAAAGAAAGAGATCAAGCAGAGCAGGGTTAGAGTCACCTCTAAGGTAAGCAGTTATCTAATGATCTCTTCATAGTGCTATTAAACCAGTATTTCTTATATACACATATTCCTTTTTAAAATATTATTACTGATGCAAAAAATTGATGTGGCCTTTCAATTAATTGTGAAGGTCATAGATTTAATAAATGATTTACCAGATGCGGTCCGACCTTCAGTCTTGGTTAGCGCAACAGCCGTCGGTTACTATGGTccgttttctgattttttaagCTATTAAAGAATCGTTTTCCATGTAGTACTAATGATATTGTTGCTGTGATAGTATTCACTTGCAAAAAAATTCAGAtttatataaaatttattttctGCTTTGGATTATAGATTCTAATGGAGTTGGAGCATCCTTAATTGTTTAGGATCATCATCTCTCACTACATCTTTGATAAGGTTTTAGTACGAGTACTGCACTTGTCACAAATTTTTGTGAGAAATTATAACTAAGTTCTTTTTAAGCTGTTTTTactaaaaaatatattttttagtGATACCTGCTGATCTCACACCCAGTTAAAGCTTGATTAGCAAGTATTAATAGCTAGTGAGTTGAGGTGATACCCAGTCTCTCCCTCTCACTGGCATATGATTTTCCAGTGCATAAAATGGTCAATCCAGATTTCAAGAACCTCTTTATAGTTTGCATTCAAAACCCCAATATCTTTCttcattattttttattttttatgctcAGGTACTAGTGAGACACGCGTATTTGATGAACAGAGTCCATCAGGAAATGATTACTTGGCTGAGGTAAGCAACTGAGTAGTTTGTAGAATGTATATTTTATACATAATCAGGGTTCTGAAAAGCATTTTGGAAGTAAATATGACATTGTGACTTCTAAGACATGATTAAGACTATTAGTAAGTATAATGCTTAAGTACTAGTTTTCTGATAATGCTGTATGTATAATCCGCTTGGTCAACAGCACAGCCAATGTAGACAAGTTAAAGTTAGTTGTTATTATGGCTCGTGGTCCACTTTGGGATTGTCCTGCTACAAGTGATCAATTCTACCATGGAATACGGATAATTATTATCTCTAGGTTTTCACCTTAGGTCATGACTAATGCCCTCACTAGAGTTAGATTTCCAAATCAGGATTCACTAGCTTCATGGCCTGTGCTTTTCATGTAAAAACAGTGCTTCATAGATCTGATGGAATTATGGAGAAGCCACCTTCGATGAGAAAGGGATTTTACTCTTAGTTAGTTGAGAAGGAGAGAACACAGCGGAGTCAAGTTGTTTTGATACTGTAGGAGCAGTAATTCTCATTGAACATGTGTGCAAGTTATATTCAAGCTGGAAAATTCTTTAGGATCAGTAagtcaaaagcaatttcacccTGCATTCTGACTGTGTTGTTCTAAATGTTGTAGGCCAGCTCTCATCAAGTGTGGTATATACTACCTAATTAAGTTGAAGATTCCTGATTAATTTGCATCATAGATGATGATTTTTGAATTTTAGAGAAGGCTATTGCAACTTAGAGAAGTTTCGATTATGTTTCCCTTCCAGAACTCAGTCATTGAGCCTACTATTGATGTGTTTCCCTTCACCCAACTCTTGTTAGAGTAGTAGAATCAACTTTCAAACAGTGAATATATATACAGTATAATAACATGCTGCTATATCATATACTAACAAGCAAGATTTTCAGGTTTGCAGAGAATGGGAAGGAACTGCTCTCAAAGTAAATAAGGATGTTCGGTTAGCGCTCATTCGTATTGGTGTTGTTCTTGGTAAAGATGGAGGAGCTTTAGGTATGGCTAGTACGGTTGTATTCTCATGAACTAAACTAGTTCACTTTAACTATATATCCAATTTGGTTTAGGCTTGCATTACCTGTAAATAACCTTATAAAATTAATGCATAACGATCTCtaacattcattttttttttccggcacCTTGGTATCACTGTAAATCTTGTGAGAGTAACTGTACATATCTAGAATTTAATGTAATAATACTTCAGCTGCCTTACGCATACTTACACCTTTGAGTTTCTGCAGCTAAAATGATCCCTCTCTTCATGGTTTTTGCTGGGGGACCCTTGGGCTCTGGAAAACAATGGTATGGTACTCTAGGGTAATGTGTCACAGTTTTTTGCTACTAACACCTTTGAATTGGCAATTTGAAAGTAAATTATTCCCTTGGTCAGCTTTTAAAAGAATACAAAAACAAGAGAGCATTTAATGATGCTAATCTGACAATAGGACatggaaaatttcttttttgccaCTAATACCTTCGGATTGGCATTTTGAAAGTGAaagattttctctattttagctttaaaataaaaaatataagcATTTAAATATCCTATCAGACAATAAAGTAGATAAAGTATACTCCAGATATTTATTATCTATTGAGGGTATCTGTATTTGGTTGAAGGTACTTTGTATGCTTAAGAGAAGATCAATTGATGGGCATTTCCATGAAAACTGATCTTGTTTGTTTGGTAGGTTTTCCTGGATTCATCTGGATGATATAGTGAACCTGATATATGAAGCTCTCTCTAATCCATCTTATAAAGGTAATGACTTCACTATGTATTATTGATTTATTAGTATATCACCTATTGGTGTTGAAGATGGTTTTTCTGGCTAATGCTCCCTTCTGATTTGATATAACATTTGCTAGCACATGGAGATGAATACACTAGTAATAGCTCTTGATCTAGTGATTTTAATGTTTCTTTCACAATACTATATTCACTTCTCAAAGCTACTATCATTATCTGAACATGTTTTTTGAGGTAGACGTTACATTGTTTTCTTCACTAGGATATCAACTGCAATGATGATCACCTCTCAACAATGTGATGAGATTGGTTTCATAAACTTTACAACATACTGAACTAGGTTTCTTAAATGTTAACACCAGGAGTTATCAATGGAACTGCACCCAACCCTGTTCGATTCACAGAAATGTGTCAACATTTGGGAAATGTCTTGGGTAGGCCTTCATGGCTGCCTGTGCCTGATTTCGCCTTGAAAGCAGTCCTTGGAGAAGGCGCTTCAGTGGTGAGCAtttgttgaatttttttttcaacttttttCTGATTACATATTGCTAAGAAACTTAAGGTCGTTTCAGGTGCTGGATG is a genomic window containing:
- the LOC133738922 gene encoding epimerase family protein SDR39U1 homolog, chloroplastic isoform X1, with product MEVCRATAFSWTHTISTSLHVSLPPSKWETKRLTVWCASDQTQKANQMTVSVTGATGFIGRRLVQRLHADNHSVHVLTRSRSKAELIFPVKDFPGIVIAEEPEWKDSIQGSTGVVNLAGMPISTRWTSEIKKEIKQSRVRVTSKVIDLINDLPDAVRPSVLVSATAVGYYGTSETRVFDEQSPSGNDYLAEVCREWEGTALKVNKDVRLALIRIGVVLGKDGGALAKMIPLFMVFAGGPLGSGKQWFSWIHLDDIVNLIYEALSNPSYKGVINGTAPNPVRFTEMCQHLGNVLGRPSWLPVPDFALKAVLGEGASVVLDGQRVLPLKAKELGFSFKYSYIKDALKAIMT
- the LOC133738922 gene encoding epimerase family protein SDR39U1 homolog, chloroplastic isoform X2 → MEVCRATAFSWTHTISTSLHVSLPPSKWETKRLTVWCASDQTQKMTVSVTGATGFIGRRLVQRLHADNHSVHVLTRSRSKAELIFPVKDFPGIVIAEEPEWKDSIQGSTGVVNLAGMPISTRWTSEIKKEIKQSRVRVTSKVIDLINDLPDAVRPSVLVSATAVGYYGTSETRVFDEQSPSGNDYLAEVCREWEGTALKVNKDVRLALIRIGVVLGKDGGALAKMIPLFMVFAGGPLGSGKQWFSWIHLDDIVNLIYEALSNPSYKGVINGTAPNPVRFTEMCQHLGNVLGRPSWLPVPDFALKAVLGEGASVVLDGQRVLPLKAKELGFSFKYSYIKDALKAIMT
- the LOC133738922 gene encoding epimerase family protein SDR39U1 homolog, chloroplastic isoform X3 is translated as MTVSVTGATGFIGRRLVQRLHADNHSVHVLTRSRSKAELIFPVKDFPGIVIAEEPEWKDSIQGSTGVVNLAGMPISTRWTSEIKKEIKQSRVRVTSKVIDLINDLPDAVRPSVLVSATAVGYYGTSETRVFDEQSPSGNDYLAEVCREWEGTALKVNKDVRLALIRIGVVLGKDGGALAKMIPLFMVFAGGPLGSGKQWFSWIHLDDIVNLIYEALSNPSYKGVINGTAPNPVRFTEMCQHLGNVLGRPSWLPVPDFALKAVLGEGASVVLDGQRVLPLKAKELGFSFKYSYIKDALKAIMT